A genomic window from Denticeps clupeoides chromosome 11, fDenClu1.1, whole genome shotgun sequence includes:
- the ogdha gene encoding oxoglutarate (alpha-ketoglutarate) dehydrogenase a (lipoamide) isoform X3, with protein MHRLRTCAARLRPITASQTARTLSQQRPAALTRTFQPNRHYTAPVAAEPFLNGTSSNYVEEMYYAWLENPKSVHKSWDIFFRNANAGAPPGTAYQSPPPLGTSLAGLSQVQSLVGAQPNVEKLVEDHLAVQSLIRAYQIRGHHVAQLDPLGIMDADLDSCVPTDIITSSDKLGFYGLDESDLDKVFRLPTTTFIGGDESALPLREIIRRLEMAYCQHIGVEFMFINDLDQCQWIRQKFERPGVMHFTLEEKRTLLARMIRSTRFEEFLQRKWSSEKRFGLEGCESLIPALKTIIDKSSENGVESVIMGMPHRGRLNVLANVIRKELEQIFCQFDSKLEAADEGSGDVKYHLGMYHRRINRVSDRNITLSLVANPSHLEAVNPVVQGKTKAEQFYCGDTDGNRVMSILLHGDAAFAGQGIVYETFHLSDLPSYTTHGTVHVVANNQIGFTTDPRMARSSPYPTDVARVVNAPIFHVNADDPEAVMYVCNVAAEWRATFHKDVVVDLVCYRRNGHNEMDEPMFTQPLMYKQIKKQKGVMQKYAEKLIAEGSVTRQEYEEEIAKYDKICEEAYTRSKDEKILHIKHWLDSPWPGFFTLDGQPKSMSCPSTGISEEELSQIGQVASSVPVEDFTIHGGLTRILKGRGEMIKNRTVDWALGEYMAFGSLLKEGIHVRLSGQDVERGTFSHRHHVLHDQNVDKRICIPMNHISPNQAPYTVCNSSLSEYGVLGFELGFAMASPNALILWEAQFGDFHNTAQCIIDQFICPGQAKWVRQNGIVLLLPHGMEGMGPEHSSARPERFLQMCNDDPDVFPKITEDFAVRQLYDCNWIVVNCSNPGNFFHVMRRQILMPFRKPLIMFTPKSLLRHPEARSSFDEMLPGTHFQRLIPDSGPAAANPAGVKRLIFCTGKIYYELTRERKARSMEDTIAICRMEQLSPFPFDLVKAETEKYPNADLVWCQEEHKNQGYYDYVKPRMRTTIDRVKPVWYAGRGPAAAPATGNKAAHQQELSRFLDNALNLDAFKDHA; from the exons ATGCACCGCTTAAGGACTTGTGCTGCTCGGCTTCGGCCAATCACGGCCTCTCAGACTGCTCGGACATTGTCACAGCAGAGGCCTGCGGCCCTCACCAGGACGTTTCAGCCAAACAGGCACTATACGGCCCCTGTGGCCGCAGAGCCATTTCTCAATGGAACAAGCTCTAACTATGTGGAGGAGATGTACTATGCATGGCTAGAGAATCCCAAGAGTGTTCATAAG TCTTGggatatttttttcagaaacgCAAATGCTGGGGCTCCACCCGGAACAGCTTACCAGAGCCCTCCTCCACTGGGCACCAGCCTGGCAGGCCTTTCTCAGGTCCAGTCTCTGGTGGGGGCACAGCCGAATGTGGAGAAGCTGGTGGAGGACCACTTGGCCGTGCAGTCCCTTATCCGTGCCTATCAG ATTCGAGGGCACCATGTTGCTCAGCTGGATCCCTTGGGAATTATGGATGCCGATCTGGACTCTTGTGTGCCCACTGATATTATTACGTCCTCCGACAAACTCG GCTTCTACGGCCTGGACGAGTCGGATCTGGATAAGGTCTTCCGTCtgcccaccaccaccttcatTGGTGGAGATGAGAGTGCGCTGCCCCTCAGAGAGATAATAAGGCGTCTGGAG ATGGCCTACTGTCAGCACATTGGCGTTGAATTCATGTTCATTAATGACCTGGACCAGTGCCAGTGGATCAGGCAAAAGTTTGAGAGGCCTGGAGTTATGCACTTTACTTTGGAGGAGAAGAGAACGCTGCTGGCCCGCATGATCCGATCTACAAG GTTTGAGGAGTTCCTGCAGAGGAAGTGGTCATCTGAGAAACGGTTCGGGTTGGAGGGCTGCGAGTCTCTCATCCCCGCCCTGAAAACCATAATTGACAAGTCCAGTGAAAACGGTGTGGAATCAGTCATCATGGGCATGCCACACAG GGGCCGTCTGAACGTTTTGGCTAACGTGATCCGTAAAGAGTTGGAGCAGATCTTCTGCCAGTTTGATTCCAAATTGGAAGCTGCAGATGAG GGATCCGGAGACGTGAAGTACCACCTGGGCATGTACCACAGGAGGATCAACCGTGTGTCTGACAGGAACATCACTCTGTCTCTGGTGGCCAACCCCTCTCATCTGGAGGCTGTGAACCCTGTGGTGCAGGGCAAAACCAAGGCTGAGCAGTTCTACTGTGGTGATACGGACGGCAACCGG GTGATGTCTATTCTGCTACATGGAGATGCTGCATTTGCTGGACAGGGCATCGTCTATGAAACCTTCCACTTGAGTGACCTGCCATCTTACACCACACACGGCACAGTGCACGTTGTTGCAAATAACCAG ATTGGTTTCACCACAGACCCACGTATGGCACGCTCTTCCCCTTACCCTACTGATGTGGCGCGTGTGGTCAACGCGCCCATCTTCCATGTAAATGCGGACGATCCTGAGGCTGTAATGTACGTGTGTAACGTTGCTGCAGAGTGGAGGGCTACTTTTCACAAGGACGTGGTGGTGGACTTG GTGTGCTACAGGAGGAATGGCCATAACGAAATGGACGAGCCCATGTTCACTCAACCACTCATGTACAAGCAGATTAAAAAGCAGAAGGGAGTGATGCAGAAATATGCTGAGAAGCTCATTGCTGAAGGCTCAGTCACCAGACAGGAGTATGAG GAAGAGATAGCAAAGTATGATAAGATTTGTGAGGAGGCCTACACTCGCTCCAAAGATGAGAAGATTTTGCACATTAAGCACTGGCTGGACTCCCCCTGGCCTG GTTTTTTCACCCTTGATGGACAGCCCAAGAGCATGAGCTGCCCCTCTACTGGAATAAGCGAGGAGGAGCTATCGCAGATTGGACAGGTGGCTTCATCTGTACCTGTGGAAGACTTCACCATCCATGGAG GTCTTACTCGTATTCTGAAGGGTCGTGGTGAGATGATCAAGAACCGTACAGTGGACTGGGCTTTAGGGGAGTACATGGCCTTTGGGTCTCTACTGAAAGAGGGCATCCATGTCAGGCTCAGCGGACAGGATGTGGAGCGAGGCACCTTCAG CCACCGCCACCATGTTCTTCATGACCAGAATGTCGATAAGAGGATCTGCATCCCAATGAACCATATTTCTCCTAATCAGGCCCCCTACACTGTGTGCAACAGTTCTCTATCTGAGTATGGAGTGCTGG gttttGAGCTTGGCTTTGCTATGGCAAGTCCTAATGCTCTGATTCTTTGGGAGGCGCAGTTCGGAGATTTTCACAACACTGCACAGTGCATCATCGACCAGTTCATCTGCCCTGGCCAGGCCAAGTGGGTGCGGCAGAATGGCATTGTGTTGTTGCTGCCCCATGGAATGGAGGGCATG GGCCCAGAACATTCTTCTGCTCGCCCAGAGCGTTTCCTGCAAATGTGTAATGATGACCCTGATGTATTCCCG AAAATCACTGAAGACTTTGCAGTGCGGCAACTCTACGACTGCAACTGGATTGTGGTGAACTGCTCCAATCCCGGCAACTTCTTCCACGTGATGAGGAGGCAGATCCTGATGCCTTTCAGAAAGCCC CTTATCATGTTTACTCCTAAATCTCTACTGCGTCACCCTGAGGCCCGGTCCAGCTTTGATGAGATGCTACCAG GTACCCACTTCCAACGCTTGATCCCAGATTCTGGGCCAGCTGCTGCTAACCCTGCAGGGGTGAAAAGGCTCATCTTCTGCACAGGGAAGATTTACTATGAACTCACTCGTGAACGCAAGGCCCGTAGCATGGAGGACACTATTGCTATTTGCCGCATGGAGCAG CTGTCACCATTCCCCTTCGACCTGGTGAAGGCTGAGACCGAGAAATATCCCAATGCAGACCTGGTGTGGTGTCAGGAGGAGCACAAGAACCAGGGATACTACGACTATGTCAAGCCCCGCATGCGCACCACTATTGACCGCGTCAAACCCGTGTG GTATGCTGGTCGTGGACCGGCTGCAGCTCCGGCCACAGGAAACAAGGCAGCTCACCAGCAGGAGCTCAGCCGTTTCCTAGACAATGCCTTGAACCTGGACGCCTTCAAAGATCATGCATAA
- the ogdha gene encoding oxoglutarate (alpha-ketoglutarate) dehydrogenase a (lipoamide) isoform X2, with amino-acid sequence MHRLRTCAARLRPITASQTARTLSQQRPAALTRTFQPNRHYTAPVAAEPFLNGTSSNYVEEMYYAWLENPKSVHKSWDIFFRNANAGAPPGTAYQSPPPLGTSLAGLSQVQSLVGAQPNVEKLVEDHLAVQSLIRAYQIRGHHVAQLDPLGIMDADLDSCVPTDIITSSDKLDFSIVKDRLRVLTVGGFYGLDESDLDKVFRLPTTTFIGGDESALPLREIIRRLEMAYCQHIGVEFMFINDLDQCQWIRQKFERPGVMHFTLEEKRTLLARMIRSTRFEEFLQRKWSSEKRFGLEGCESLIPALKTIIDKSSENGVESVIMGMPHRGRLNVLANVIRKELEQIFCQFDSKLEAADEGSGDVKYHLGMYHRRINRVSDRNITLSLVANPSHLEAVNPVVQGKTKAEQFYCGDTDGNRVMSILLHGDAAFAGQGIVYETFHLSDLPSYTTHGTVHVVANNQIGFTTDPRMARSSPYPTDVARVVNAPIFHVNADDPEAVMYVCNVAAEWRATFHKDVVVDLVCYRRNGHNEMDEPMFTQPLMYKQIKKQKGVMQKYAEKLIAEGSVTRQEYEEEIAKYDKICEEAYTRSKDEKILHIKHWLDSPWPGFFTLDGQPKSMSCPSTGISEEELSQIGQVASSVPVEDFTIHGGLTRILKGRGEMIKNRTVDWALGEYMAFGSLLKEGIHVRLSGQDVERGTFSHRHHVLHDQNVDKRICIPMNHISPNQAPYTVCNSSLSEYGVLGFELGFAMASPNALILWEAQFGDFHNTAQCIIDQFICPGQAKWVRQNGIVLLLPHGMEGMGPEHSSARPERFLQMCNDDPDVFPKITEDFAVRQLYDCNWIVVNCSNPGNFFHVMRRQILMPFRKPLIMFTPKSLLRHPEARSSFDEMLPGTHFQRLIPDSGPAAANPAGVKRLIFCTGKIYYELTRERKARSMEDTIAICRMEQLSPFPFDLVKAETEKYPNADLVWCQEEHKNQGYYDYVKPRMRTTIDRVKPVWYAGRGPAAAPATGNKAAHQQELSRFLDNALNLDAFKDHA; translated from the exons ATGCACCGCTTAAGGACTTGTGCTGCTCGGCTTCGGCCAATCACGGCCTCTCAGACTGCTCGGACATTGTCACAGCAGAGGCCTGCGGCCCTCACCAGGACGTTTCAGCCAAACAGGCACTATACGGCCCCTGTGGCCGCAGAGCCATTTCTCAATGGAACAAGCTCTAACTATGTGGAGGAGATGTACTATGCATGGCTAGAGAATCCCAAGAGTGTTCATAAG TCTTGggatatttttttcagaaacgCAAATGCTGGGGCTCCACCCGGAACAGCTTACCAGAGCCCTCCTCCACTGGGCACCAGCCTGGCAGGCCTTTCTCAGGTCCAGTCTCTGGTGGGGGCACAGCCGAATGTGGAGAAGCTGGTGGAGGACCACTTGGCCGTGCAGTCCCTTATCCGTGCCTATCAG ATTCGAGGGCACCATGTTGCTCAGCTGGATCCCTTGGGAATTATGGATGCCGATCTGGACTCTTGTGTGCCCACTGATATTATTACGTCCTCCGACAAACTCG ACTTCTCAATTGTCAAGGATCGCCTTCGTGTGCTAACTGTTGGAG GCTTCTACGGCCTGGACGAGTCGGATCTGGATAAGGTCTTCCGTCtgcccaccaccaccttcatTGGTGGAGATGAGAGTGCGCTGCCCCTCAGAGAGATAATAAGGCGTCTGGAG ATGGCCTACTGTCAGCACATTGGCGTTGAATTCATGTTCATTAATGACCTGGACCAGTGCCAGTGGATCAGGCAAAAGTTTGAGAGGCCTGGAGTTATGCACTTTACTTTGGAGGAGAAGAGAACGCTGCTGGCCCGCATGATCCGATCTACAAG GTTTGAGGAGTTCCTGCAGAGGAAGTGGTCATCTGAGAAACGGTTCGGGTTGGAGGGCTGCGAGTCTCTCATCCCCGCCCTGAAAACCATAATTGACAAGTCCAGTGAAAACGGTGTGGAATCAGTCATCATGGGCATGCCACACAG GGGCCGTCTGAACGTTTTGGCTAACGTGATCCGTAAAGAGTTGGAGCAGATCTTCTGCCAGTTTGATTCCAAATTGGAAGCTGCAGATGAG GGATCCGGAGACGTGAAGTACCACCTGGGCATGTACCACAGGAGGATCAACCGTGTGTCTGACAGGAACATCACTCTGTCTCTGGTGGCCAACCCCTCTCATCTGGAGGCTGTGAACCCTGTGGTGCAGGGCAAAACCAAGGCTGAGCAGTTCTACTGTGGTGATACGGACGGCAACCGG GTGATGTCTATTCTGCTACATGGAGATGCTGCATTTGCTGGACAGGGCATCGTCTATGAAACCTTCCACTTGAGTGACCTGCCATCTTACACCACACACGGCACAGTGCACGTTGTTGCAAATAACCAG ATTGGTTTCACCACAGACCCACGTATGGCACGCTCTTCCCCTTACCCTACTGATGTGGCGCGTGTGGTCAACGCGCCCATCTTCCATGTAAATGCGGACGATCCTGAGGCTGTAATGTACGTGTGTAACGTTGCTGCAGAGTGGAGGGCTACTTTTCACAAGGACGTGGTGGTGGACTTG GTGTGCTACAGGAGGAATGGCCATAACGAAATGGACGAGCCCATGTTCACTCAACCACTCATGTACAAGCAGATTAAAAAGCAGAAGGGAGTGATGCAGAAATATGCTGAGAAGCTCATTGCTGAAGGCTCAGTCACCAGACAGGAGTATGAG GAAGAGATAGCAAAGTATGATAAGATTTGTGAGGAGGCCTACACTCGCTCCAAAGATGAGAAGATTTTGCACATTAAGCACTGGCTGGACTCCCCCTGGCCTG GTTTTTTCACCCTTGATGGACAGCCCAAGAGCATGAGCTGCCCCTCTACTGGAATAAGCGAGGAGGAGCTATCGCAGATTGGACAGGTGGCTTCATCTGTACCTGTGGAAGACTTCACCATCCATGGAG GTCTTACTCGTATTCTGAAGGGTCGTGGTGAGATGATCAAGAACCGTACAGTGGACTGGGCTTTAGGGGAGTACATGGCCTTTGGGTCTCTACTGAAAGAGGGCATCCATGTCAGGCTCAGCGGACAGGATGTGGAGCGAGGCACCTTCAG CCACCGCCACCATGTTCTTCATGACCAGAATGTCGATAAGAGGATCTGCATCCCAATGAACCATATTTCTCCTAATCAGGCCCCCTACACTGTGTGCAACAGTTCTCTATCTGAGTATGGAGTGCTGG gttttGAGCTTGGCTTTGCTATGGCAAGTCCTAATGCTCTGATTCTTTGGGAGGCGCAGTTCGGAGATTTTCACAACACTGCACAGTGCATCATCGACCAGTTCATCTGCCCTGGCCAGGCCAAGTGGGTGCGGCAGAATGGCATTGTGTTGTTGCTGCCCCATGGAATGGAGGGCATG GGCCCAGAACATTCTTCTGCTCGCCCAGAGCGTTTCCTGCAAATGTGTAATGATGACCCTGATGTATTCCCG AAAATCACTGAAGACTTTGCAGTGCGGCAACTCTACGACTGCAACTGGATTGTGGTGAACTGCTCCAATCCCGGCAACTTCTTCCACGTGATGAGGAGGCAGATCCTGATGCCTTTCAGAAAGCCC CTTATCATGTTTACTCCTAAATCTCTACTGCGTCACCCTGAGGCCCGGTCCAGCTTTGATGAGATGCTACCAG GTACCCACTTCCAACGCTTGATCCCAGATTCTGGGCCAGCTGCTGCTAACCCTGCAGGGGTGAAAAGGCTCATCTTCTGCACAGGGAAGATTTACTATGAACTCACTCGTGAACGCAAGGCCCGTAGCATGGAGGACACTATTGCTATTTGCCGCATGGAGCAG CTGTCACCATTCCCCTTCGACCTGGTGAAGGCTGAGACCGAGAAATATCCCAATGCAGACCTGGTGTGGTGTCAGGAGGAGCACAAGAACCAGGGATACTACGACTATGTCAAGCCCCGCATGCGCACCACTATTGACCGCGTCAAACCCGTGTG GTATGCTGGTCGTGGACCGGCTGCAGCTCCGGCCACAGGAAACAAGGCAGCTCACCAGCAGGAGCTCAGCCGTTTCCTAGACAATGCCTTGAACCTGGACGCCTTCAAAGATCATGCATAA
- the ogdha gene encoding oxoglutarate (alpha-ketoglutarate) dehydrogenase a (lipoamide) isoform X1 gives MHRLRTCAARLRPITASQTARTLSQQRPAALTRTFQPNRHYTAPVAAEPFLNGTSSNYVEEMYYAWLENPKSVHKSWDIFFRNANAGAPPGTAYQSPPPLGTSLAGLSQVQSLVGAQPNVEKLVEDHLAVQSLIRAYQIRGHHVAQLDPLGIMDADLDSCVPTDIITSSDKLDFSIVKDRLRVLTVGESDCISYIKDCSSVLEKGFYGLDESDLDKVFRLPTTTFIGGDESALPLREIIRRLEMAYCQHIGVEFMFINDLDQCQWIRQKFERPGVMHFTLEEKRTLLARMIRSTRFEEFLQRKWSSEKRFGLEGCESLIPALKTIIDKSSENGVESVIMGMPHRGRLNVLANVIRKELEQIFCQFDSKLEAADEGSGDVKYHLGMYHRRINRVSDRNITLSLVANPSHLEAVNPVVQGKTKAEQFYCGDTDGNRVMSILLHGDAAFAGQGIVYETFHLSDLPSYTTHGTVHVVANNQIGFTTDPRMARSSPYPTDVARVVNAPIFHVNADDPEAVMYVCNVAAEWRATFHKDVVVDLVCYRRNGHNEMDEPMFTQPLMYKQIKKQKGVMQKYAEKLIAEGSVTRQEYEEEIAKYDKICEEAYTRSKDEKILHIKHWLDSPWPGFFTLDGQPKSMSCPSTGISEEELSQIGQVASSVPVEDFTIHGGLTRILKGRGEMIKNRTVDWALGEYMAFGSLLKEGIHVRLSGQDVERGTFSHRHHVLHDQNVDKRICIPMNHISPNQAPYTVCNSSLSEYGVLGFELGFAMASPNALILWEAQFGDFHNTAQCIIDQFICPGQAKWVRQNGIVLLLPHGMEGMGPEHSSARPERFLQMCNDDPDVFPKITEDFAVRQLYDCNWIVVNCSNPGNFFHVMRRQILMPFRKPLIMFTPKSLLRHPEARSSFDEMLPGTHFQRLIPDSGPAAANPAGVKRLIFCTGKIYYELTRERKARSMEDTIAICRMEQLSPFPFDLVKAETEKYPNADLVWCQEEHKNQGYYDYVKPRMRTTIDRVKPVWYAGRGPAAAPATGNKAAHQQELSRFLDNALNLDAFKDHA, from the exons ATGCACCGCTTAAGGACTTGTGCTGCTCGGCTTCGGCCAATCACGGCCTCTCAGACTGCTCGGACATTGTCACAGCAGAGGCCTGCGGCCCTCACCAGGACGTTTCAGCCAAACAGGCACTATACGGCCCCTGTGGCCGCAGAGCCATTTCTCAATGGAACAAGCTCTAACTATGTGGAGGAGATGTACTATGCATGGCTAGAGAATCCCAAGAGTGTTCATAAG TCTTGggatatttttttcagaaacgCAAATGCTGGGGCTCCACCCGGAACAGCTTACCAGAGCCCTCCTCCACTGGGCACCAGCCTGGCAGGCCTTTCTCAGGTCCAGTCTCTGGTGGGGGCACAGCCGAATGTGGAGAAGCTGGTGGAGGACCACTTGGCCGTGCAGTCCCTTATCCGTGCCTATCAG ATTCGAGGGCACCATGTTGCTCAGCTGGATCCCTTGGGAATTATGGATGCCGATCTGGACTCTTGTGTGCCCACTGATATTATTACGTCCTCCGACAAACTCG ACTTCTCAATTGTCAAGGATCGCCTTCGTGTGCTAACTGTTGGAG AATCTGATTGCATTTCCTATATTAAAGATTGTTCAAGTGTCTTGGAGAAGG GCTTCTACGGCCTGGACGAGTCGGATCTGGATAAGGTCTTCCGTCtgcccaccaccaccttcatTGGTGGAGATGAGAGTGCGCTGCCCCTCAGAGAGATAATAAGGCGTCTGGAG ATGGCCTACTGTCAGCACATTGGCGTTGAATTCATGTTCATTAATGACCTGGACCAGTGCCAGTGGATCAGGCAAAAGTTTGAGAGGCCTGGAGTTATGCACTTTACTTTGGAGGAGAAGAGAACGCTGCTGGCCCGCATGATCCGATCTACAAG GTTTGAGGAGTTCCTGCAGAGGAAGTGGTCATCTGAGAAACGGTTCGGGTTGGAGGGCTGCGAGTCTCTCATCCCCGCCCTGAAAACCATAATTGACAAGTCCAGTGAAAACGGTGTGGAATCAGTCATCATGGGCATGCCACACAG GGGCCGTCTGAACGTTTTGGCTAACGTGATCCGTAAAGAGTTGGAGCAGATCTTCTGCCAGTTTGATTCCAAATTGGAAGCTGCAGATGAG GGATCCGGAGACGTGAAGTACCACCTGGGCATGTACCACAGGAGGATCAACCGTGTGTCTGACAGGAACATCACTCTGTCTCTGGTGGCCAACCCCTCTCATCTGGAGGCTGTGAACCCTGTGGTGCAGGGCAAAACCAAGGCTGAGCAGTTCTACTGTGGTGATACGGACGGCAACCGG GTGATGTCTATTCTGCTACATGGAGATGCTGCATTTGCTGGACAGGGCATCGTCTATGAAACCTTCCACTTGAGTGACCTGCCATCTTACACCACACACGGCACAGTGCACGTTGTTGCAAATAACCAG ATTGGTTTCACCACAGACCCACGTATGGCACGCTCTTCCCCTTACCCTACTGATGTGGCGCGTGTGGTCAACGCGCCCATCTTCCATGTAAATGCGGACGATCCTGAGGCTGTAATGTACGTGTGTAACGTTGCTGCAGAGTGGAGGGCTACTTTTCACAAGGACGTGGTGGTGGACTTG GTGTGCTACAGGAGGAATGGCCATAACGAAATGGACGAGCCCATGTTCACTCAACCACTCATGTACAAGCAGATTAAAAAGCAGAAGGGAGTGATGCAGAAATATGCTGAGAAGCTCATTGCTGAAGGCTCAGTCACCAGACAGGAGTATGAG GAAGAGATAGCAAAGTATGATAAGATTTGTGAGGAGGCCTACACTCGCTCCAAAGATGAGAAGATTTTGCACATTAAGCACTGGCTGGACTCCCCCTGGCCTG GTTTTTTCACCCTTGATGGACAGCCCAAGAGCATGAGCTGCCCCTCTACTGGAATAAGCGAGGAGGAGCTATCGCAGATTGGACAGGTGGCTTCATCTGTACCTGTGGAAGACTTCACCATCCATGGAG GTCTTACTCGTATTCTGAAGGGTCGTGGTGAGATGATCAAGAACCGTACAGTGGACTGGGCTTTAGGGGAGTACATGGCCTTTGGGTCTCTACTGAAAGAGGGCATCCATGTCAGGCTCAGCGGACAGGATGTGGAGCGAGGCACCTTCAG CCACCGCCACCATGTTCTTCATGACCAGAATGTCGATAAGAGGATCTGCATCCCAATGAACCATATTTCTCCTAATCAGGCCCCCTACACTGTGTGCAACAGTTCTCTATCTGAGTATGGAGTGCTGG gttttGAGCTTGGCTTTGCTATGGCAAGTCCTAATGCTCTGATTCTTTGGGAGGCGCAGTTCGGAGATTTTCACAACACTGCACAGTGCATCATCGACCAGTTCATCTGCCCTGGCCAGGCCAAGTGGGTGCGGCAGAATGGCATTGTGTTGTTGCTGCCCCATGGAATGGAGGGCATG GGCCCAGAACATTCTTCTGCTCGCCCAGAGCGTTTCCTGCAAATGTGTAATGATGACCCTGATGTATTCCCG AAAATCACTGAAGACTTTGCAGTGCGGCAACTCTACGACTGCAACTGGATTGTGGTGAACTGCTCCAATCCCGGCAACTTCTTCCACGTGATGAGGAGGCAGATCCTGATGCCTTTCAGAAAGCCC CTTATCATGTTTACTCCTAAATCTCTACTGCGTCACCCTGAGGCCCGGTCCAGCTTTGATGAGATGCTACCAG GTACCCACTTCCAACGCTTGATCCCAGATTCTGGGCCAGCTGCTGCTAACCCTGCAGGGGTGAAAAGGCTCATCTTCTGCACAGGGAAGATTTACTATGAACTCACTCGTGAACGCAAGGCCCGTAGCATGGAGGACACTATTGCTATTTGCCGCATGGAGCAG CTGTCACCATTCCCCTTCGACCTGGTGAAGGCTGAGACCGAGAAATATCCCAATGCAGACCTGGTGTGGTGTCAGGAGGAGCACAAGAACCAGGGATACTACGACTATGTCAAGCCCCGCATGCGCACCACTATTGACCGCGTCAAACCCGTGTG GTATGCTGGTCGTGGACCGGCTGCAGCTCCGGCCACAGGAAACAAGGCAGCTCACCAGCAGGAGCTCAGCCGTTTCCTAGACAATGCCTTGAACCTGGACGCCTTCAAAGATCATGCATAA